The region TAGATCAACTCGGCGGTCCCGCTGGCGAGAATGACGTGACCGGTGACCCCGATCCGCGGCATGGCACACCGTCCGTTCCTCGTTGCGCGTTGGCCCTTGTCGCGCACCGTCCTCGTCGCGAGTAGCTCCGTCACGCGTGCCGTACCCGGACGATCCGGAACCCGGCGTCGGCCAGGATGGCTGGCAGTTCCCGGATGGCGTCGTGGTTGCGCTCACGCATGTCCTCGTCCAGGCTCTCCCAGGTGCTCAACGCCGGATGCAGCCGGCGGGCATCGTCCCGGCTGTCGGCATACCGCCAGCCGGTGGCGACCCGCTCCGTCACCCAGCGCTGGTGTTCGAGTACGGCGAGCCGCTCGATCTCGTGGTCGGCGAGGACATGTTCGGCCCCGGGACCGACCCGGGGGGAGAGGGCACAGCCCAGCTCACGTAGTTTCCGGCCGATGTCGTCAGCCTGCGCGCGGTTGGCCTGGCGCAGCGTCTCCGGCAACTCGTCCCAGGGCACCAGGGCGGGATTGGCGGTGGACGTCTCGCCGTGCCGGTGCCGGGCCACCACGTAACTCTCGTGGATCACCCGGGCCAGTCGTTCCACCAGGTCGTCGCCGATCAGCGCCGGATCGCAGGCCGCGTGCACCACTCCGTAGAGGCGCAGCGCTCCGGAGAGATCGTCGAGCACCCGGTCGCCGTGCCCGACGTCGAACGCCTCCCGCAGGCTGGCCAGCCGGTCCAGGCGCACCACCACCGAGCCGGGGCCGCCGTGCCACAACTGTTCGGTGGTCAGCGCGGTCTTGAGCGCCTGCTCCTCGTCGTCGTAACAGATGAAGACCTGGTCCGGGGGGAGGGGAAACCCGGTGTCGAGCAGCTCGGCCAGCCCGCCGTCGTACGGCGTGATGTGGCAGACCCGGGAGAGGAAGGGGTAGCGGTGGGTCAGCTCGGCCGCCGCCCGGGTCGCCTCGTCGTCGACGAGTGCGATCGGCAGGAGGCTGTCGCCGCCCGGGTCCCGCATCCGCCACTGGCGGGCCAACTCGAC is a window of Micromonospora polyrhachis DNA encoding:
- a CDS encoding RyR domain-containing protein → MPGSSLGEPPRAPTMNLLRLIFGTIGLLSVVFGYLGFEEYLPEHSPLDLLYYDLQLFVLGSPPLDDGGPIPDLLNIARFTAPAVTVYALVEAGRLLFATELRRLRARNSRNHVIVCGDGLVASTLARRLRAAGERVVTVPAEAVVAEPGVPHPGTAHTLTARAAAARDPDVLRTAGIRRARALYACTSDNATNTAIALAAAQRNRRTPLAVYAQVSDPELCLALQARHLGLAEHPGARLDFFNIDELAARNLFVRSALRPVRGGPPRVVVLGATVFGRAALVELARQWRMRDPGGDSLLPIALVDDEATRAAAELTHRYPFLSRVCHITPYDGGLAELLDTGFPLPPDQVFICYDDEEQALKTALTTEQLWHGGPGSVVVRLDRLASLREAFDVGHGDRVLDDLSGALRLYGVVHAACDPALIGDDLVERLARVIHESYVVARHRHGETSTANPALVPWDELPETLRQANRAQADDIGRKLRELGCALSPRVGPGAEHVLADHEIERLAVLEHQRWVTERVATGWRYADSRDDARRLHPALSTWESLDEDMRERNHDAIRELPAILADAGFRIVRVRHA